One Echeneis naucrates chromosome 16, fEcheNa1.1, whole genome shotgun sequence DNA window includes the following coding sequences:
- the mlc1 gene encoding membrane protein MLC1 produces the protein MQREELSAREEFTYSHMSTLERGSGTLGRRSDRGAERRPDRGEQDRPERDSYTVDVRASDLQLAQPEPLKHPCFSYRAWLYSVLIGGSLLITSGFSLYLGNLFPVAMDYLRCAAGSGLPAAIASFAIARNRHVAVSDFQVIYVSTFAVTTTCLVWFGCKLVLNPSAVNINFNLMLMILLEVLMASTVILSARSAEDCCCHRKSAAYDRPMVMSPAVFPTRLLKAYSVIEVIVGISAVFGGIIALNMDALLPGPYLSVTFFWILVACFPSAIASHVVSEYPNKCLVEVLIAISSVTSPLLFSASGFLSCSVISFIEIFLHDVPPAKQSYDILLLILMVLLLVQAVLTSATVVHCASYKSQLRMGAPEYEDSMNPLTHYYEQQASSGRQDLDKDRTWKAVVVQMAQ, from the exons ATGCAACGTGAGGAGCTGTCAGCCAGAGAGGAGTTCACCTACAGCCACATGTCCACTCTGGAAAGAGGCAGTGGGACGCTGGGACGGCGGAGCGACAGGGGAGCCGAGAGAAGGCCAGACAGGGGGGAGCAGGATAGACCTGAGCGGGATAGCTACACAGTGGACGTGAGAGCCAGTGACCTGCAGCTGGCGCAGCCTGAGCCTCTAAAGCACCCGTGCTTCAGCTACAGGGCCTGGCTCTACAGTGTCCTCATAGGG ggCAGTCTGCTCATCACATCTGGTTTCTCTCTGTACCTGGGAAACCTGTTTCCTGTTGCCATGGACTACCTGCGCTGTGCCGCAGGCTCT GGCCTCCCCGCAGCCATAGCTAGTTTTGCCATTGCAAGGAACAGGCATGTTGCG GTATCAGATTTTCAGGTGATTTACGTGTCAACATTTGCTGTAACAACCACCTGcctggtttggtttggttgtaAACTGGTCTTGAACCCGTCagctgtaaat ATCAACTTTAACCTCATGTTGATGATTTTGCTGGAGGTTTTGATGGCCAGCACTGTCATCCTGTCAGCCCGCTCTGCAGAggactgctgctgccacaggaag TCAGCAGCTTATGACAGACCCATGGTAATGTCACCTGCAGTGTTCCCCACTCGACTCCTTAAAGCATATTCT GTGATTGAAGTGATTGTGGGAATTTCAGCAGTATTTGGAGGCATTATTGCCCTCAACATGGACGCCTTGCTGCCAGGTCCCTATttgtctgtcacatttttttggATCCTTGTGGCA TGTTTTCCCAGTGCCATTGCAAGCCACGTCGTGTCAGAATACCCCAACAAATGTCTG GTGGAGGTGCTGATTGCCATCAGCAGTGTGACATCCCCCCTGCTGTTTTCAGCCTCAGGCTTCCTGTCTTGCAGTGTGATCAGCTTTATTGAAATTTTTCTGCATGATGTACCTCCAGCAAAG CAATCTTATGACATTTTGCTGCTGATCCTGATGGTGCTCCTGCTGGTGCAGGCAGTTCTGACTTCAGCCACTGTGGTGCACTGTGCCTCCTACAAAAGTCAGCTCCGCATGGGGGCTCCAGAGTATGAAGACAGCATGAATCCCCTGACTCATTACTATGAG cAGCAAGCATCCAGTGGAAGGCAGGATTTGGACAAAGACAGAACCTGGAAGGCCGTGGTGGTCCAAATGGCCCAATGA
- the panx2 gene encoding pannexin-2 — protein sequence MQNILDQNLDMATALLAGEKLKELILPGSSQDEKGGALASLMVQLKLELPFDRVVTIGTVIIPILLVTLVFTRNFAEESIYCYTPHNFTRDQALYARGYCWTELRDAVPGVEPHLWPSLFEHKFLPYALLAFAGIMYIPALGWEFLASTRLTSELNFLLQEIDNCYHRAAEGRAPKIEKQIQSKGPGITERERREIIENAEKEKSPEQNLFEKYLERRGQSNFLAKLYLARHLAIICLSSIPISYLSAYYARQRQNEFTCALGEPPDISSYQELKLRVNCKLPAVQLQRIMAAVDIALLCTMNLIILVNLLHLFVVRKSNFVFDKLHKVGIKTRRRWQKSQFCDINILAMFCNENRDHIKSLNRLDFITNESDLMYDNVVRQLLAALAQSNHDATPTVRDSGIQTLDPNMDPSDLGVGEVPGEPLVIKRPRKKIKWIPTSNPLPQSFKEPLTLTRLENHTKPEKPKPVRRKTVADSFIAPLLDSKSTQHPATKDLSGIEKKHNRNFSLDVHPYMLTIRKPKVEATTTEPLPSDHNMDTVYLEGTHTIVHVSGAITETKVCSPEATNTSFSTVPLTTTTFVNGVSPNPPSSEDPLSPKSSPPQRDPLTQTAENPESQTPPLARAPTHQLLSIHHTLFEEEEDEENRRDRLAERPGELIAAGEC from the exons ATGCAGAATATCCTTGATCAGAACTTAGACATGGCTACAGCTCTACTCGCTGGCgagaagctgaaggagctgaTCCTGCCAGGCTCCTCTCAGGATGAGAAGGGTGGCGCGTTGGCTAGCCTCATGGTGCAGCTCAAACTGGAGCTGCCCTTTGATCGTGTTGTTACTATAGGGACGGTTATCATCCCCATCCTGCTGGTCACCCTCGTTTTCACCAGGAACTTTGCAG AGGAGTCAATATACTGTTACACACCACACAACTTCACCAGAGACCAGGCACTGTATGCAAGAGGCTACTGCTGGACGGAGCTGCGCGACGCTGTACCTGGTGTGGAACCTCATCTCTGGCCTTCACTGTTTGAACATAAGTTTCTGCCCTACGCCCTGCTGGCCTTTGCTGGAATTATGTACATCCCTGCTTTGGGCTGGGAGTTCCTTGCTTCTACACGGCTCACTTCAGAGCTCAATTTCCTGCTTCAAGAGATTGACAACTGCTATCATCGAGCTGCAGAGGGCCGAGCCCCAAAGATCGAGAAGCAGATTCAATCCAAGGGACCAGGCATAACTGAGCGAGAGAGGAGGGAGATCATAGAGAATGCGGAGAAGGAGAAAAGCCCTGAGCAGAACCTGTTTGAGAAATACTTGGAGAGACGAGGTCAAAGCAACTTTCTGGCTAAGCTTTACCTGGCACGCCACCTTGCTATTATTTGCCTTAGTTCCATTCCTATTTCCTACCTGAGCGCCTACTATGCCCGCCAAAGGCAGAATGAATTCACCTGTGCACTTGGTGAGCCTCCGGACATTAGCAGCTATCAGGAACTAAAGCTCAGGGTCAACTGTAAGCTGCctgctgtgcagctgcagcGCATCATGGCAGCAGTGGACATAGCTCTGCTCTGCACCATGAACCTCATCATCCTGGTTaatttgctgcatttgtttgtggTGCGCAAATCCAACTTTGTATTTGACAAACTGCATAAAGTTGGTATCAAAACACGGCGTCGCTGGCAGAAGTCTCAGTTCTGTGATATCAACATCCTGGCCATGTTTTGCAATGAGAACAGGGACCACATCAAGTCTCTCAATAGGTTAGACTTCATCACTAATGAAAGTGACCTCATGTATGACAATGTGGTCAGGCAGCTGCTGGCTGCGCTTGCTCAGTCCAACCACGACGCCACACCCACTGTTAGGGATTCTGGGATACAGACGCTTGATCCCAATATGGATCCCTCTGATCTGGGAGTGGGAGAAGTACCTGGGGAGCCGTTGGTCATCAAACGGCCCCGCAAGAAGATTAAATGGATCCCAACTTCAAATCCTCTTCCTCAGTCATTTAAG GAACCCCTAACCCTGACACGTCTGGAAAATCACACCAAGCCTGAAAAACCCAAACCAGTGCGACGAAAAACGGTTGCAGACAGCTTCATTGCACCACTTCTGGATAGCAAGAGTACACAACACCCAGCAacaaaag ATCTAAGTGGTATTGAGAAAAAGCACAATCGCAACTTCTCACTGGATGTTCACCCGTACATGCTGACTATACGTAAGCCCAAAGTGGAGGCAACAACCACAGAACCTCTGCCCTCCGATCACAACATGGATACGGTGTATCTTGAAGGAACACACACTATTGTTCATGTGTCTGGTGCAATTACAG AGACTAAGGTCTGCTCTCCAGAAGCGACCAACACTTCATTTTCTACAGTCCCTCTGACCACCACTACATTTGTAAATGGCGTGAGCCCCAACCCACCATCCAGCGAGGATCCACTCAGTCCCAAATCCTCCCCTCCTCAAAGGGATCCTCTCACTCAGACAGCAGAAAACCCAGAATCTCAGACACCACCCCTGGCCAGAGCCCCCACACACCAGCTGCTGAGTATACATCACACTCTgtttgaggaagaggaggatgaagaaaacCGTAGAGACAGATTGGCTGAGAGACCGGGGGAGCTAATTGCTGCCGGGGAATGTTGA
- the trabd gene encoding traB domain-containing protein, protein MDQDNNSEDESVGPSEEELPCLPPGLSDGEAMGLLWQLRAQRRQSSPELPETVTRLTAPDGSLLYLVGTAHFSDSSKNDVATTIRAVQPDVVVVELCQYRVSMLKMDENTLLKEAKDINLEKVQHAIKQNGLMSGLMQILLLKVSAHITEQLGMAPGGEFREAFKEAGQVPFCKFHLGDRPIPVTFKRAIAALSLWQKARLAWGLCFLSDPISKEDVEKCKQKDLLEQTMSEMIGEFPALHQTIVAERDIYLTHTLRQATCCVEAPPDAQKVPAVVVGVVGMGHVPGIERNWEKQLNINEIMSVAPPSRFGWVLCTVIKGVMLGMLGYACYRAGGSIGRAMLSLPAVQSVLETLRPPPA, encoded by the exons ATGGACCAAGACAACAATTCAGAG GATGAGTCAGTGGGGCCGTCAGAAGAGGAACTTCCATGTCTACCTCCAGGGCTAT CTGACGGTGAAGCAATGGGGTTGCTTTGGCAATTGCGAGCTCAGCGCCGCCAGTCGTCTCCTGAGCTCCCAGAGACAGTGACCCGTCTTACTGCCCCTGATGGAAGCCTCCTGTACCTGGTGGGCACGGCACACTTCAGTGACAGCAGCAAAAACGATGTGGCCACG acaaTCCGGGCTGTTCAGCCAgacgtggtggtggtggaacTGTGCCAGTACAGGGTGTCTATGTTAAAGATGGACGAGAATACACTGCTGAAGGAAGCCAAAGACATCAACCTGGAGAAGGTTCAGCATGCCATCAAACAG AATGGGCTGATGTCAGGGCTGATGCAGATTCTCCTCCTCAAAGTTTCAGCTCACATCACAGAGCAACTGGGGATGGCTCCTGGAGGAGAGTTTAGAGAGGCATTCAAAGAG GCTGGACAGGTACCATTTTGTAAATTTCACCTTGGGGACAGGCCAATCCCTGTGACGTTCAAGAGAGCTATTGCTGCCCTCAGTCTATGGCAGAAGGCACGTCTAGCGTGGGGTCTTTGCTTCCTGTCGGACCCAATCAG taaagaggatgtggagaagtgCAAACAGAAGGATCTGCTGGAACAGACCATGTCAGAGATGATTGGCGAGTTTCCCGCCCTTCACCAGACCATTGTTGCAGAAAGAGACATCTACCTCACACATACGCTCCGTCAGGCTACATGCTGTGTGGAAGCTCCCCCCGATGCCCAGA AAGTGCCTGCTGTGGTGGTGGGAGTCGTAGGGATGGGTCACGTTCCTGGCATAGAAAGAAACTGGGAGAAACAGCTTAATATTAATGAAATCATGag TGTTGCACCTCCCTCACGCTTTGGCTGGGTTTTGTGCACAGTCATCAAAGGCGTCATGCTGGGGATGCTGGGATATGCCTGTTACCGTGCTGGAGGGAGTATAGGTAGAGCCATGCTGTCTTTACCTGCTGTCCAATCAGTACTGGAGACTCTGCGGCCACCCCCTGCTTGA
- the selenoo1 gene encoding selenoprotein O1, which produces MAYLGPLLGPSRLFVPGVSVFRLLSSVRMDDMGPALSRSPLERLDFDNVVLQKLPLDPSEDPGVRQVKGACFSRVKPQPLSKPRFVAVSHQALALLGLSGEEVLNDPLGPEYLSGSKLMPGSEPAAHCYCGHQFGQFAGQLGDGAACYLGEVRVPPGQDPELLRENPSGRWEIQLKGAGLTPYSRQADGRKVLRSSIREFLCSEAMFFLGIPTTRAGSVVTSDSRVIRDIYYSGHPRHERCSVVVRIAPTFLRFGSFEIFKQADEFTGRQGPSYGRDEIRGQMMDYVIEMFYPEIQENFPDRVERNVAFFREVMRRTARLVAQWQCVGFCHGVLNTDNMSILGLTLDYGPYGFMDRFDPDFTCNASDNSSRYSYQAQPAICRWNLVKLAEALAPELPPDRAEIVMDEYLDLFNGFYLENMRKKLGLLKKEEPEDEILITELLQAMHNTGADFTNAFRCLSQISCPAEGEGEGEEELVKKATELLLEQCASLEELKAANKPTMDPRELAMLLSMAQSNPALFQMISDRMTIARQLDKLSRLKDLMETSQEELKTRQAEEWTRWIARYRKRLAHELDAQSDVQAVQQERVRVMDSTNPRVVLRNYIAQNAIEAAENGDFSEVQRVLKVLEKPFSSQPGLELPAWAGGGGATEQGERDEGEEQQQEAATTSTARSPIPYDSKPPAWAHEICVTUSS; this is translated from the exons ATGGCTTATTTAGGACCTCTGCTGGGACCGTCGCGACTCTTCGTCCCTGGTGTGTCCGTGTTCAGGCTCCTCAGCTCGGTTAGGATGGACGACATGGGTCCGGCTCTGAGTCGTTCCCCGCTGGAGCGGCTGGACTTCGACAACGTCGTCCTGCAAAAACTCCCCCTGGACCCGTCCGAGGATCCGGGGGTCCGGCAGGTGAAGGGGGCCTGCTTCTCCCGGGTGAAGCCGCAGCCGCTGTCCAAACCTCGGTTCGTGGCCGTGTCGCACCAAGCCCTGGCGCTGCTGGGGCTCAGCGGGGAAGAGGTCCTGAACGACCCGCTCGGTCCGGAGTACCTCAGCGGGTCCAAGCTGATGCCCGGATCCGAGCCCGCTGCGCACTGCTACTGCGGACACCAGTTCGGACAGTTTGCCGGGCAGCTGGGCGACGGGGCGGCCTGCTACCTGGGGGAGGTGAGGGTGCCCCCCGGCCAGGATCCAGAGCTGCTGCGGGAAAACCCGAGTGGTCGGTGGGAGATTCAGCTGAAGGGGGCCGGACTGACCCCTTACTCAAG ACAAGCTGATGGCCGTAAGGTCCTGCGCTCCAGTATTCGAGAGTTCCTGTGCAGCGAAGCGATGTTCTTCCTGGGCATCCCCACCACCAGAGCCGGCTCCGTCGTGACCTCTGACAGCAGGGTCATACGGGACATATACTACAGCGGACACCCTCGCCATGAGAGATGCTCTGTGGTCGTCCGCATCGCTCCCACTTTCCTCAG GTTTGGATCCTTTGAAATCTTCAAGCAGGCGGACGAGTTCACAGGGCGCCAGGGTCCCAGCTACGGGCGCGATGAGATCCGAGGCCAGATGATGGATTATGTCATTGAGATGTTTTACCCTGAGATCCAGGAAAATTTCCCAGACCGAGTAGAGAGGAACGTGGCTTTCTTCAGAGAG GTGATGCGTCGCACAGCTCGACTTGTTGCACAGTGGCAGTGTGTAGGTTTCTGTCATGGAGTCCTGAACACAGATAACATGAGCATCCTGGGACTCACACTAGACTATGGTCCATATGGCTTCATGGATAG GTTTGATCCCGATTTCACCTGCAATGCCTCAGATAACTCCAGCCGTTACTCCTACCAGGCTCAGCCGGCTATCTGCAGGTGGAACCTGGTGAAGTTGGCAGAGGCTCTAGCTCCTGAACTGCCACCAGACCGGGCTGAGATTGTTATGGATGAGTATCTGGATCTGTTTAATGGCTTTTACCTGGAGAACATGAGGAAAAAACTGGGCTTGTTAAAGAAGGAAGAGCCTGAGGATGAAATTCTGatcactgagctgctgcaggcCATGCACAACACAG GTGCTGACTTCACAAACGCCTTCCGCTGCTTGAGTCAGATTTCCTGTCCCGCTGAGGGAGAaggtgaaggagaagaagagcttGTAAAGAAGGCCACAGAGCTCCTGCTGGAACAGTGTGCCTCCTTAGAGGAGCTCAAGGCCGCCAACAAACCTACTATGGACCCACG TGAGCTGGCGATGCTGCTCTCTATGGCTCAGAGCAACCCAGCGCTGTTCCAGATGATTTCAGACAGGATGACAATAGCGAGACAGCTAGACAAACTCAGCAGACTGAAAGACCTGATGGAGACAAGCCAGGAGGAGCTGAAAACCAGACAGGCTGAGGAGTGGACCCGCTGGATCGCACGCTATAG GAAACGTCTGGCTCATGAGTTAGACGCCCAGAGTGATGTGCAGGCTGTGCAGCAGGAGAGGGTGAGGGTTATGGACAGCACCAACCCTCGTGTGGTTCTCAGGAACTACATTGCCCAGAATGCAATAGAGGCTGCTGAGAATGGAGACTTCTCTGAG GTCCAGCGGGTCCTCAAGGTACTCGAAAAGCCTTTCTCTTCCCAGCCAGGCCTGGAGCTTCCTGCGTGGGCCGGCGGAGGCGGAGCCAcagaacagggagagagggatgaaggagaggaaCAACAGCAAGAGGCAGCAACTACATCCACAGCCAGAAGTCCCATTCCCTATGACAGCAAGCCCCCTGCCTGGGCCCATGAAATCTGTGTCACATGATCTTCATAG
- the mapk12a gene encoding mitogen-activated protein kinase 12 encodes MSKRVRPGYYRQDVNKTSWEVPERYRDLRQVGTGAYGTVCSAVDSRTGAKVAIKKLYRPFQSELFAKRAYRELRLLKHMKHENVIGLLDVFTADLSLDGFRTFYLVMPYMGTDLGKLMKMQRLSEEKIQYLVYQMLKGLKYIHSAGIIHRDLKPGNLAINQDCELKILDFGLARQADSEMTGYVVTRWYRAPEVILSWMHYTQTVDIWSAGCIMAEMLQGKPLFKGSDHLDQLTEIMKITGTPSQEFISKLDSEDAKRYIKGLPKVEKKDLQKVFSTANPQAVSVLEHMLLLDPESRVTATEALTLPYFTEFREPEEETEAQPYDHSLDNTDLPLHHWKRHTFTEILIFQPAVLESKETSL; translated from the exons ATGTCCAAGCGAGTCAGGCCGGGATATTACCGCCAAGATGTCAACAAAACCTCCTGGGAAGTGCCGGAGCGGTACCGGGACCTGAGGCAGGTGGGGACCGGGGCGTACGGGACGGTGTG ctcagctGTGGACTCCAGAACAGGAGCCAAAGTGGCCATCAAGAAGCTGTACagacctttccagtctgagctCTTTGCAAAACGCGCCTACAGGGAGCTGAGGCTTCTCAAACACATGAAGCATGAGAAT GTGATTGGGCTGTTAGATGTCTTCACTGCTGACCTCTCCTTGGACGGATTTCGCACTTT TTATCTGGTTATGCCTTACATGGGAACTGATCTGGGAAAGCTGATGAAGATGCAAAGACTGTCAGAAGAAAAAATTCAGTATTTGGTTTATCAGATGCTCAAAGGACTTAAG TATATTCATTCAGCTGGTATAATTCACAGG GACCTAAAACCAGGAAATCTGGCCATCAACCAAGACTGTGAGCTGAAG ATCTTGGACTTTGGCTTGGCACGACAGGCAGACAGTGAGATGACAGGGTATGTGGTAACTCGCTGGTACAGAGCCCCAGAGGTCATCCTGAGCTGGATGCACTATACTCAGACTG TGGATATTTGGTCTGCCGGGTGCATCATGGCTGAAATGCTGCAAGGAAAACCTCTCTTTAAAGGCAGTGACC ACCTAGATCAGCTGACCGAGATCATGAAAATCACAGGAACACCGTCTCAGGAATTTATATCAAAGCTGGATTCGGAAGAT GCTAAAAGATACATCAAAGGTCTTccaaaagtggaaaagaaagaccTTCAGAAAGTGTTTTCCACAGCTAACCCACAAG CGGTGTCTGTACTGGAGCACATGTTATTGCTGGACCCTGAGAGCAGGGTAACCGCTACGGAGGCTCTCACACTGCCGTACTTCACCGAATTCagagagccagaggaggagaCTGAAGCACAGCCGTACGACCACTCGCTAGACAACACTGACCTGCCGCTACATCACTGGAAAC GTCACACCTTCACAGAGATCTTGATCTTCCAACCAGCTGTGCTAGAATCCAAGGAAACGTCACTGTAA